The Sebastes fasciatus isolate fSebFas1 chromosome 13, fSebFas1.pri, whole genome shotgun sequence genome includes a region encoding these proteins:
- the elfn1a gene encoding protein ELFN1, translating to MTFREAPMACSSGMVMSALFWSVAIVYLTHIGRVSGDCWLIEGEKGFVWLAICSQNQPPYEAIPQHINSTIVDLRLNENKIKSIHYSALSRFANLTYLNLTKNEISYIEDGAFSAQFNLQVLQMGFNKLRNLTEGILRGLGKLQYLYLQANLIETVTPNAFWECPNIENIDLSMNRIQQLDGSTFTSLTKLTTCELYTNPFNCSCELLGFVKWLSVFPNRTNERMVCDSPPGVSGYSLLSQNPNNPTYRNALHMLTTVCTDDYVTPFIPMPTEPNTPPPDSTLCGLEDCPSGTEPEDITISTTYNDVEVNPQMKLKQVSNTGATITVQIPLPYKKMYILVLYNNSFFTDIQNLKVIEEDIELKTLKPHTNYTYCVASIRNSLRHNHTCLTITTGPWNGKDRAVNNATATHYIMTILGCLFSMVIFLGVVYYCLRRKRQQDEKHKKAGSLKKNIIELKYGQELEGATISRMSQKQLLAGESMARMPYLPSAAEMEQYKFQEISDTPKMMKGNYMEVRSVDHHERRECDMGMAGNSQGSVAEISTIAKEVDKVNQIINNCIDALKSESTSFQGKSGAVSTAEPQLVLISEHPQSKSGLLSPGYTDSYHHSLQRHRTSDVSPKRPSTATGGPMRSPRPYRSESKYIEKTSPTGGNLLTVTPAAAILRAEAEKMRQYSDHRHSYPDAHIEELEGPDSHKLLEPLSHSRSRDLAYSQLSSQYHNLSYSSSPEYYCKPSHSIWERFKLHRKRHKDEEYMAAGHALRKKVQFAKDEDLHDILDYWKGVSSQQKS from the coding sequence ATGACTTTCAGAGAAGCACCCATGGCCTGCAGCTCAGGCATGGTGATGAGTGCCTTGTTTTGGTCTGTAGCCATTGTATATTTGACTCATATTGGCAGAGTCAGTGGAGACTGCTGGTTGATTGAGGGTGAAAAGGGCTTTGTATGGCTTGCAATTTGTAGCCAAAACCAACCACCTTATGAGGCCATCCCACAGCATATCAACAGCACCATTGTGGACCTTCGtctgaatgaaaacaaaatcaaaagcaTCCATTATTCTGCCCTTAGTCGCTTTGCCAACTTGACCTACCTGAACCTGACAAAGAATGAAATCTCCTACATAGAGGATGGGGCCTTTTCTGCTCAGTTTAACTTACAAGTCCTTCAAATGGGCTTCAACAAGTTGCGGAACCTGACAGAGGGGATCCTAAGGGGTTTAGGAAAGCTGCAGTACCTCTACCTCCAGGCAAACCTGATTGAGACTGTGACACCCAATGCCTTTTGGGAATGCCCCAATATTGAGAACATTGACCTCTCCATGAACCGCATCCAGCAGTTAGACGGGTCCACGTTTACCAGTTTGACCAAACTGACCACCTGCGAGCTGTACACCAACCCTTTCAACTGCTCGTGTGAATTACTTGGTTTTGTGAAATGGCTCTCAGTTTTCCCCAACAGGACGAATGAGCGAATGGTCTGCGACTCCCCACCTGGCGTCTCTGGTTATAGTTTATTGAGCCAGAATCCAAACAATCCAACATATCGAAATGCGCTTCACATGCTCACCACTGTGTGTACTGATGACTACGTGACACCATTTATTCCTATGCCCACTGAGCCCAATACACCCCCACCGGACTCGACACTCTGTGGGCTGGAAGATTGTCCCTCAGgcacagaaccagaagacattACCATCAGTACAACCTACAATGACGTGGAAGTAAACCCTCAGATGAAACTGAAGCAAGTATCAAATACAGGCGCCACCATCACGGTTCAGATTCCTCTCCCCTACAAGAAGATGTACATCCTGGTCCTGTACAACAACAGCTTTTTCACAGATATTCAAAACCTGAAAGTTATTGAGGAGGACATTGAACTAAAAACCCTCAAACCCCACACTAACTACACATACTGTGTCGCTTCGATACGTAATTCTCTTAGACACAACCACACTTGTCTGACAATCACTACTGGCCCTTGGAATGGAAAGGATAGAGCTGTCAACAATGCAACTGCTACTCACTACATTATGACAATTTTGGGCTGCCTCTTTAGCATGGTCATTTTTCTGGGTGTGGTCTACTATTGCTTGCGAAGAAAGCGCCAGCAAgatgaaaagcacaaaaaagCAGGTAGCCTGAAGAAAAATATAATAGAACTCAAATACGGACAAGAGCTGGAGGGAGCGACTATTTCTCGGATGTCGCAGAAGCAGTTGTTGGCCGGGGAGAGCATGGCACGTATGCCATACTTACCATCTGCAGCTGAAATGGAGCAGTACAAATTTCAAGAGATAAGTGATACTCCTAAAATGATGAAAGGGAATTACATGGAGGTGCGAAGCGTGGACCACCATGAACGCAGGGAGTGTGACATGGGAATGGCTGGGAATAGCCAAGGGTCGGTGGCAGAGATTTCCACCATTGCAAAAGAGGTGGATAAAGTCAATCAGATAATTAACAACTGTATAGACGCTCTAAAGTCAGAATCCACCTCTTTTCAAGGGAAATCTGGAGCAGTGTCCACTGCAGAGCCCCAGCTTGTACTAATATCAGAACACCCACAGAGTAAATCTGGCCTTCTGTCCCCAGGGTATACAGACAGCTATCACCACTCTCTGCAGAGGCATCGGACCTCTGATGTCTCGCCAAAGAGGCCCAGCACTGCCACTGGAGGGCCAATGCGAAGCCCCAGGCCTTATCGCTCGGAATCCAAGTACATAGAGAAAACCTCCCCAACAGGAGGGAACCTCCTCACTGTAACACCCGCTGCCGCCATCCTGAGGGCTGAGGCGGAGAAGATGCGTCAGTACAGTGACCACCGGCACTCGTATCCCGACGCTCACATAGAGGAGCTGGAAGGACCCGACAGCCACAAGTTGTTGGAGCCTCTCAGTCACTCCCGCTCCAGAGACTTAGCATATTCCCAGCTGTCATCTCAGTATCACAATCTAAGCTACTCCTCCAGTCCCGAATACTACTGCAAACCTTCACACAGCATCTGGGAGCGGTTCAAACTCCACCGGAAGCGGCACAAAGATGAGGAGTACATGGCTGCGGGCCATGCTCTGCGTAAGAAAGTCCAGTTTGCAAAGGATGAGGACCTGCATGATATTTTAGACTACTGGAAAGGTGTATCATCCCAACAGAAATCATAA